From a region of the Acidimicrobiales bacterium genome:
- a CDS encoding SRPBCC family protein — protein sequence MDKPADAIAYQEASIDIDASPEAVYGLVSDLARMGEWSPESTGGAWRDGATGKAGDWFDGTNRAGDFEWTREVQVARAEPGRDFTFVAGGVENNRTWWSYEMAPTDTGTRLTEKWWVVNKPPAWVERSHEAFLERAEQTLGAIQATLAAVKHTAESRRD from the coding sequence GTGGACAAGCCCGCAGACGCAATCGCATACCAGGAAGCCTCGATCGACATCGATGCCTCACCCGAAGCCGTCTACGGGTTGGTTTCTGACCTCGCCCGTATGGGCGAGTGGAGCCCCGAGTCGACCGGCGGAGCCTGGCGAGACGGCGCGACCGGCAAGGCCGGCGACTGGTTCGACGGGACCAACCGCGCCGGCGACTTCGAGTGGACCCGCGAAGTCCAGGTGGCCAGGGCCGAGCCCGGCCGCGACTTCACCTTCGTGGCAGGCGGCGTAGAAAACAACCGCACCTGGTGGTCTTACGAGATGGCGCCGACCGACACGGGAACGCGGCTTACCGAGAAGTGGTGGGTCGTCAACAAGCCGCCGGCGTGGGTCGAGCGTAGCCACGAGGCCTTTCTCGAACGAGCCGAACAAACTCTGGGCGCTATTCAGGCGACACTTGCCGCTGTGAAACACACAGCAGAGTCGCGCCGAGATTGA
- a CDS encoding TetR/AcrR family transcriptional regulator has translation MTDAEQRADGRRLRRQRGRLAAIDALIDLVLEGSGPPSAGAVAERAGVSQASLFRYFATLDDLRQEAIGRYFQRFDGLIAIPDIGEGSLEHRIGAFVAARDRFHQASAPMARLIRRHSPEVPDLAESLERLRSTFTDQVAQQFAPELDRLGRARATRRAAAIAALTSFESWDLLSSLGDEGRRAALSDSLAALTST, from the coding sequence ATGACCGATGCAGAGCAAAGGGCCGACGGTCGGCGGCTGAGGCGCCAACGCGGCCGCCTGGCCGCAATCGACGCCCTGATCGATCTGGTGCTGGAAGGGTCGGGCCCGCCCAGTGCCGGGGCCGTCGCCGAGCGGGCTGGAGTGTCGCAGGCGTCGTTGTTCCGGTACTTCGCCACCCTCGACGACCTGCGCCAAGAGGCGATCGGCCGCTATTTCCAGCGTTTCGACGGCCTGATCGCAATTCCCGACATCGGCGAGGGGTCGCTCGAGCACCGCATAGGCGCATTTGTCGCCGCCCGCGACCGCTTCCACCAGGCCAGCGCTCCCATGGCGCGCCTCATCAGACGCCATTCCCCCGAGGTGCCCGACCTGGCCGAGTCACTCGAGCGACTGCGATCCACGTTCACAGATCAGGTGGCCCAGCAATTCGCCCCAGAACTCGACCGTTTGGGTCGAGCGCGTGCCACCCGACGCGCCGCCGCCATTGCAGCGCTGACGTCGTTCGAGAGCTGGGATCTGCTGTCGAGCCTCGGCGATGAGGGGCGCCGCGCCGCGTTGAGCGACTCGCTGGCCGCTCTCACCTCGACCTAG
- a CDS encoding SRPBCC family protein — protein MSVARIEQTKTVPGQPADAWAVLAAFGQISAWVPMIQHSCLLSDQPDGVGAVRRVQIARQTLVERVVVWDPPSRLAYDIEGLPPIVGKARNTWTLSPGPGVTDVVLATEIDTGRNPARAVVAKKVLERMAMASQFMLAGLAEAVAGEQQREDRS, from the coding sequence ATGAGTGTCGCCCGCATCGAGCAAACCAAGACCGTCCCAGGCCAGCCCGCCGATGCCTGGGCGGTGCTTGCGGCATTTGGGCAGATCTCGGCATGGGTTCCGATGATCCAGCATTCGTGCCTGCTGTCCGACCAGCCCGACGGGGTCGGGGCGGTGCGCCGCGTACAGATCGCCCGCCAGACCCTCGTCGAACGCGTGGTGGTGTGGGATCCGCCCAGCCGTTTGGCCTACGACATCGAGGGTCTGCCGCCCATCGTGGGCAAGGCCCGCAACACATGGACACTGTCGCCCGGGCCCGGGGTGACAGACGTGGTGTTGGCAACCGAGATCGATACCGGGCGCAACCCGGCCCGGGCCGTGGTGGCCAAGAAGGTGCTGGAACGAATGGCGATGGCCTCACAGTTCATGCTGGCCGGCCTGGCCGAGGCCGTCGCCGGCGAACAACAGCGCGAGGATCGATCATGA
- a CDS encoding sulfatase-like hydrolase/transferase, which produces MSDRDDNRPDVIIIMTDEERAAPPYENDELTQWRRSLAGAAWFDDNAVSFVRHYTGSLACVPSRPTLFTGQYPDLHGVTQTDGLGKMADDSRMRWMRPHEVPTLGNWFRAAGYDTHYDGKWHISHADLYDNSGPDHQHNQPLATNTAEGEVLSDNVQRYLDADPLADFGFSGWVGPEPHGGLFANSGLVRDPLIADRVVAWLEDRYARRRAGDPAAQRPFLLVASFVNPHDIVLFPMWMRRGMPSALDGIRVPSVPMAPSAFEDLRTKPAAHVAYRAAYPSCYGPAAAIEPVYQKNHQRYRDLYYQLHAAVDGPLDRVRRAVTDGTTGDAVLVRTADHGELLGSHGGLHQKWFQLYDESTRVPFAIARVGRGATAARRVETPTSHVDLVPTLLAAASIDEVAVGEALRTEFSEVHRLPGVNLMPVVDGAQADPTRVVYVMTRDNMPEGDTGASGVARANGREADAPGMLRINVPAHVATNFEGIVCRVDEGEGVGHLWKLVRTFDDPSAWTEPGVRQLASDGMGGPTWRTNVLPDQWELYDLTADPVEMVNRADDPGVAAVMELMLDRLKAERARSVPERNNPWPYVVSKLTNVAKVPVLPPANIVKQQIRDRVRQRVQQRLQARRSGPSSRPPAPAKVVRKALQRAGLHPDDSEPAQFDLSGRRALVIATNHGQLDVGRPTGVFASELTVPYYAFVDAGMTVEVASPLGGVIPVDPQSLKPAIRAEADDRLLGDPTLRSQLNESAAIGDLNMDDYDIVYLAGGWGAAFDLGTSEVLGQQISAANRAGAVLGGVCHGPLGLVRATNPEGTPLVAGRRITSVTDKQVRELGISSTPQHPETELRAVGARFESSTARRDVLANHWVVDGNIVTGQNQNAAPMVARLMMQQLVDDQP; this is translated from the coding sequence ATGAGCGACCGAGACGACAACCGCCCCGACGTCATCATCATCATGACCGACGAGGAGCGGGCGGCGCCGCCCTATGAGAACGACGAGCTCACCCAGTGGCGTCGATCGCTGGCGGGTGCCGCCTGGTTCGACGACAACGCGGTGTCGTTCGTCCGTCACTACACCGGATCGCTCGCGTGTGTGCCGAGCCGCCCGACTCTCTTCACCGGCCAATACCCCGACCTGCACGGCGTCACCCAGACCGATGGGCTCGGGAAGATGGCCGACGACTCGCGCATGCGGTGGATGCGGCCTCACGAGGTGCCCACCCTCGGAAACTGGTTTCGCGCCGCGGGCTACGACACGCACTATGACGGCAAGTGGCACATAAGTCACGCCGACCTGTACGACAACAGCGGCCCAGATCACCAGCACAATCAGCCGTTGGCGACCAACACGGCCGAGGGCGAGGTGCTGTCCGACAACGTTCAGCGATATCTCGACGCTGACCCGCTCGCCGACTTCGGGTTCTCGGGCTGGGTGGGCCCCGAGCCCCACGGCGGGCTGTTCGCCAACAGTGGCCTGGTCCGCGACCCCCTGATCGCCGACCGCGTGGTCGCATGGCTGGAAGACCGCTATGCCAGGCGTCGGGCCGGCGACCCCGCTGCGCAACGACCGTTCTTGCTGGTGGCCAGCTTCGTGAACCCCCACGACATAGTGCTGTTCCCGATGTGGATGCGGCGCGGCATGCCGTCCGCGCTCGACGGCATTCGCGTGCCCTCCGTGCCCATGGCTCCGTCGGCGTTCGAAGACCTGCGCACGAAACCGGCAGCCCACGTCGCCTATCGAGCCGCCTACCCATCGTGTTACGGCCCGGCGGCCGCCATCGAGCCGGTTTACCAGAAGAACCACCAGCGCTATCGCGACCTCTACTACCAACTGCACGCGGCCGTCGACGGCCCCCTCGACCGGGTCAGGCGAGCGGTTACCGACGGCACCACCGGCGACGCAGTGCTGGTGCGCACCGCCGACCATGGCGAACTGTTGGGCTCGCACGGCGGGCTGCACCAGAAGTGGTTCCAGCTCTACGACGAGTCGACACGAGTCCCGTTCGCCATCGCTCGTGTCGGCCGGGGCGCCACCGCGGCCCGTCGAGTCGAGACCCCGACCTCGCACGTCGACTTGGTGCCGACCCTTCTGGCCGCAGCATCCATCGACGAAGTCGCCGTGGGTGAAGCGCTGCGTACCGAGTTCTCCGAGGTGCACCGCCTGCCGGGTGTCAACCTGATGCCCGTGGTCGACGGGGCTCAGGCCGACCCCACCCGTGTCGTATACGTGATGACCCGCGACAACATGCCAGAGGGCGACACCGGCGCCAGCGGAGTAGCGCGTGCAAACGGTCGCGAGGCCGACGCTCCGGGAATGCTGCGCATCAATGTGCCCGCACACGTGGCGACCAACTTCGAGGGCATTGTGTGCCGGGTCGACGAGGGTGAAGGCGTGGGCCACCTGTGGAAGCTGGTGCGCACCTTCGACGACCCTTCGGCTTGGACCGAACCGGGTGTCAGGCAGCTGGCCAGCGACGGCATGGGCGGACCTACGTGGCGCACCAACGTGCTGCCAGACCAGTGGGAGCTCTACGACCTCACCGCCGATCCGGTCGAGATGGTGAACCGCGCCGACGATCCTGGGGTTGCGGCAGTGATGGAGCTGATGCTCGACCGCCTGAAGGCCGAGCGGGCCCGTTCGGTGCCCGAGCGCAACAACCCATGGCCCTACGTCGTCAGCAAGCTGACCAACGTCGCCAAGGTGCCCGTTCTGCCACCTGCCAACATCGTCAAGCAGCAGATCCGCGACAGGGTGCGCCAGCGGGTTCAGCAGCGTTTGCAGGCCCGCCGAAGCGGTCCTTCGAGCCGACCGCCCGCACCGGCAAAGGTGGTTCGTAAGGCGCTTCAGCGCGCAGGGCTGCATCCCGACGATTCAGAGCCTGCCCAGTTCGACCTGTCTGGTCGGCGGGCGCTGGTCATCGCCACCAACCACGGCCAGCTCGACGTGGGCCGACCAACCGGAGTGTTCGCCAGTGAGCTCACGGTGCCGTACTACGCGTTCGTCGACGCGGGCATGACCGTCGAAGTAGCCAGCCCGTTGGGCGGCGTGATTCCTGTCGACCCGCAGTCGTTGAAGCCCGCGATTCGCGCCGAAGCCGACGACCGGCTGCTGGGCGACCCAACGCTGCGCTCACAGCTGAACGAGTCGGCCGCGATTGGCGACCTGAACATGGACGATTACGACATCGTCTATCTGGCCGGCGGTTGGGGAGCGGCCTTCGACCTGGGAACGTCCGAGGTGCTCGGTCAACAGATCTCGGCTGCCAATCGGGCCGGAGCAGTTCTGGGCGGCGTGTGCCACGGCCCGCTTGGCTTGGTTCGTGCCACCAACCCCGAAGGCACACCCCTGGTCGCAGGCCGTCGCATCACATCGGTCACCGACAAGCAGGTGCGAGAGCTGGGCATCTCGTCCACGCCACAGCACCCCGAGACCGAGCTGCGCGCAGTCGGTGCCCGGTTCGAGTCGTCGACAGCCCGGCGCGATGTGTTGGCAAATCATTGGGTCGTCGACGGAAACATCGTCACCGGCCAGAACCAGAACGCTGCACCAATGGTCGCTCGCCTGATGATGCAGCAGCTGGTTGACGATCAGCCCTGA
- a CDS encoding amidohydrolase family protein, giving the protein MAHDLIIRNGTIVDGTGAQPYVADVAIDGERISRIGDLAGEVASVEIDATRLVVSPGFIDLHTHLDAQVGWDPLMTSSSWHGVTTVLMGNCGVTFAPVAPQNREFLAEMMESVEDVPRDAILDGLPWDWSTYPEYLDAVERMRPALNVVGMVGHCAVRYHVMGERALSDEVPTPDELDLMRATVEESVAGGAVGFSTSRILLHVVPDGRYVPGTLAPIDEYLAIAEGMNAAGGGLFQAVNDFGTKFDHEITLLSEMAAACGNVLLSGGAGNATGSSSGVDRFGRFLDEVNASRGRVTMASQTRPSGTLCGLAQVSPVKGKRWKAVMDLPTLDQRVAALRDPATRAGLVQEGLEKGMWYDPNHIYPRGTGESPDYSETNGRSIAQHAAELGVHPVEFVIDRLIASEGRELFNTWFFNRNVDGLAQVLAFDHVYPGLADTGAHAGQICDADMSTHYLAYWQRQRNLTTLPDAVRRITSQPAGVLGLVDRGTVTEGSFADLNVFDLQALAPEHPVYVNDFPGGAGRLKIGSRGYAATIVNGKVVTQQGTNTGARPGRVLREFARS; this is encoded by the coding sequence ATGGCCCACGACCTCATCATTCGCAATGGCACCATCGTCGACGGCACGGGTGCACAGCCCTACGTGGCCGATGTGGCCATAGATGGCGAACGGATCAGCCGCATCGGTGATCTGGCCGGCGAGGTGGCCAGCGTCGAGATAGACGCGACCCGTCTGGTCGTGTCGCCCGGGTTCATCGATCTGCACACTCACCTCGACGCGCAGGTCGGCTGGGATCCGTTGATGACGTCGTCGTCGTGGCACGGCGTCACGACCGTGCTGATGGGCAACTGTGGCGTGACGTTTGCTCCGGTGGCTCCCCAGAACCGCGAGTTCCTCGCAGAGATGATGGAGAGCGTCGAGGACGTCCCTCGCGACGCAATTCTCGACGGGCTGCCCTGGGACTGGAGTACATACCCCGAATACCTCGACGCGGTCGAGCGCATGCGCCCGGCCTTGAACGTGGTCGGCATGGTCGGACACTGCGCGGTGCGCTATCACGTGATGGGCGAGCGGGCGTTGTCTGACGAGGTGCCAACGCCCGACGAGCTCGACCTGATGCGAGCGACGGTCGAGGAATCGGTTGCTGGTGGGGCCGTCGGGTTCTCGACCTCGCGCATCTTGTTGCACGTCGTGCCCGACGGTCGCTACGTGCCAGGCACATTGGCGCCAATCGACGAGTACCTGGCCATCGCCGAGGGCATGAACGCCGCCGGCGGGGGTCTGTTCCAGGCGGTCAACGACTTCGGCACCAAGTTCGATCACGAGATCACACTGCTAAGTGAGATGGCGGCTGCATGTGGCAACGTCTTGTTGTCGGGCGGGGCTGGCAACGCAACCGGCTCCAGCAGCGGGGTCGATCGGTTCGGTCGGTTCCTCGACGAGGTCAACGCCAGCCGCGGGCGGGTCACCATGGCCAGCCAGACCCGCCCCAGCGGCACGCTGTGTGGCCTCGCGCAGGTGTCTCCCGTGAAGGGAAAGCGCTGGAAGGCCGTCATGGACCTTCCGACCCTCGACCAGCGCGTCGCTGCACTGCGCGACCCCGCCACTCGTGCCGGTCTGGTGCAGGAGGGGCTCGAGAAGGGCATGTGGTACGACCCCAACCACATCTACCCCCGGGGCACCGGCGAGTCGCCCGACTACAGCGAAACCAACGGTCGCTCCATCGCACAACATGCCGCCGAACTGGGTGTGCATCCCGTCGAGTTCGTGATCGACCGCCTGATCGCCAGCGAGGGTCGTGAGCTGTTCAACACCTGGTTCTTCAACCGCAACGTCGATGGGCTGGCCCAGGTTCTGGCGTTTGATCACGTCTATCCGGGCCTGGCCGACACCGGAGCCCATGCGGGTCAGATATGCGACGCCGACATGAGCACCCACTACCTGGCCTACTGGCAGCGCCAGCGCAACCTGACCACTCTGCCCGACGCGGTCAGGCGCATCACGTCCCAGCCGGCTGGCGTACTGGGCCTCGTCGATCGGGGCACGGTGACCGAGGGCAGCTTCGCCGACCTCAACGTGTTCGATCTGCAGGCTCTGGCGCCCGAGCACCCCGTTTACGTGAACGACTTCCCGGGTGGTGCCGGCCGGCTGAAGATCGGCAGTCGCGGTTATGCCGCCACCATCGTCAACGGCAAGGTGGTGACCCAACAGGGCACAAACACTGGCGCCCGCCCGGGCAGGGTGCTTCGCGAGTTCGCGCGCAGCTAG
- a CDS encoding D-cysteine desulfhydrase has protein sequence MDLSAFPRLRFAHLPTPLEPMHRLSELLGGPRLWIKRDDCTGLAGGGNKTRKLEFLMAEALAQGADTIITQGATQSNHCRQTAAIAARQGLDCHLLLEDRTAMTDTEYTSNGNVMLNELFGAHITRFPGGTDMDSQMRELADRLTSDGRIPYVIPGGGSNPVGALGYVDCALELTAQADAAGVDISHLVHATGSTGTQAGLVAALAGIQSQVRVLGIGVRAPRETQEQKVFDLAVRTADLLGIAGAVDRDRVEANCDYIGAGYGFPAASTIEAIELFARTEGILLDPVYTGKGAAGLIDLVRQGWFDSHGDVVFLHTGGAQGLAGYRGAFDRPTPA, from the coding sequence ATGGACCTCTCGGCCTTCCCCCGCCTGCGGTTCGCTCACCTGCCCACACCCCTCGAGCCGATGCATCGGCTGAGCGAGCTGCTGGGCGGGCCGCGGTTGTGGATCAAGCGCGACGACTGCACGGGCCTGGCCGGCGGTGGCAACAAGACCCGCAAGCTCGAGTTCTTGATGGCCGAAGCCCTTGCCCAGGGTGCCGACACGATCATCACCCAGGGCGCAACCCAGTCGAACCACTGCCGTCAGACAGCGGCCATCGCCGCCAGGCAGGGCCTCGACTGCCACCTGCTGCTCGAAGACCGCACGGCGATGACCGACACCGAATACACGTCGAACGGCAACGTTATGCTCAACGAGCTCTTCGGGGCGCACATCACCCGCTTCCCCGGCGGCACCGATATGGACAGCCAGATGCGCGAGCTGGCCGATCGCCTCACATCCGACGGACGGATCCCGTATGTGATTCCCGGCGGTGGCTCGAACCCGGTGGGGGCGCTGGGTTATGTCGACTGTGCGCTGGAGCTGACCGCCCAAGCCGACGCAGCTGGCGTGGACATCTCGCATCTGGTGCATGCCACCGGCAGCACCGGAACCCAGGCCGGTCTCGTCGCCGCGTTGGCCGGCATACAAAGCCAGGTTCGGGTTCTGGGTATTGGTGTTCGGGCTCCTCGCGAGACCCAAGAGCAGAAGGTCTTCGATCTGGCGGTCCGGACCGCTGACCTCCTCGGCATCGCCGGGGCCGTCGATCGCGACCGGGTCGAGGCCAACTGCGACTACATAGGCGCCGGCTACGGGTTTCCGGCCGCCTCGACGATCGAAGCGATCGAGCTGTTCGCCCGCACCGAGGGGATCTTGCTGGACCCTGTGTACACCGGTAAGGGGGCCGCGGGTCTGATCGACCTGGTGCGCCAGGGCTGGTTCGACAGTCACGGCGACGTCGTGTTCCTGCACACGGGCGGGGCTCAGGGCCTGGCCGGCTATCGCGGGGCGTTCGACCGGCCCACGCCGGCCTGA
- a CDS encoding DM13 domain-containing protein, with the protein MSILRNKLALAAVGVVAAAAIGWLAFGYFGIQAAFIDNEVDEAGPVFDATPAQQDAVAATDEFQEAMAAAEASPTSVAEAMPDMPAEPADAQPTETTAPAEPQIVTIASGAFSGSSRYDIVGDALVLNNGTEQRFLRFENFEASNGPDLKVYLRAANGDFVSLGALKGNIGSQNYEIPVEVDLSVFSTVQVWCERFGVEFGFADLV; encoded by the coding sequence ATGAGCATTCTTCGAAACAAGCTCGCCCTCGCTGCGGTCGGTGTTGTAGCGGCAGCGGCCATCGGGTGGTTGGCGTTCGGGTACTTCGGAATACAGGCCGCGTTCATCGACAACGAGGTCGATGAGGCCGGCCCGGTATTCGACGCAACACCCGCACAGCAGGACGCGGTGGCAGCCACAGATGAATTCCAGGAAGCGATGGCAGCTGCCGAAGCGTCGCCGACGTCGGTTGCCGAAGCAATGCCAGACATGCCAGCCGAGCCTGCCGACGCGCAGCCCACAGAAACGACGGCACCGGCCGAACCCCAGATAGTGACCATCGCCAGCGGCGCATTCTCGGGTTCGTCGCGTTATGACATCGTCGGCGACGCCCTGGTGCTGAACAACGGAACCGAGCAGCGGTTCCTGCGGTTCGAGAACTTCGAGGCCAGCAACGGCCCCGACCTGAAGGTGTATCTACGAGCCGCCAATGGTGATTTCGTCAGCCTCGGAGCGCTGAAGGGAAACATCGGCAGCCAGAACTACGAGATACCCGTCGAGGTCGACCTGTCGGTCTTTTCGACCGTGCAGGTGTGGTGCGAGCGCTTCGGGGTCGAGTTCGGGTTTGCAGACCTGGTGTGA
- a CDS encoding S9 family peptidase: protein MVNGSIPKRPIRPSDLYRLRSVSDVAVHPDGRQVVFVVTWPDEQSDSNRSQLYRVDVDGSDHRRLTEGPSDTRPRFSPDGSRLAFLRSEPGKPGKLMILDWPVGDVHEVASFEDGGPGDPCWVDAHRVVTAAPQRPSGQVGVGAEELRRRPKIITSPSYRFNAVGYNHDRPQQLWMVDLSSPAPDPVAVGAAGLNHGAFAVSPDATAVVATAALGPDDMVNGTNHLIRYDLPAPGSDAAGSPEPTVLTARPGYWTQPVWHGDGRLLTLGFDRVDEIGFDRLFEVDPTHTGVPVQVAFDDVSMDAGRSQIRCVDGAVLVTGPRRGRVAIDRYDIDGARTVLYEDDSTVVAFDVAPNTGELFAAITTTQRPAELWKVAAGHATKLVALNDDVLAEVDIAATESVAVTSLDGTIVEAFVTRPPASAPSTGSQRPGLVYVHGGPMFQYGHYFFDEFQLAAAAGYVVIGGNPRGSDGYGESWARDIVGNFGNRDWQDVQAITRFLADQPDVDVERIGIGGGSYGGFMTCWALGHDTEGRYRAGLVERAVTDFESMAGTSDIGQDFIRRMLDATIEDDVEAIRRQSPLNWAHQIKAPTLILHSEEDWRCPIEQAERLYAAIWRNAGNAILVRFPGENHELSRSGSPKHRVERFEIVHEFFAAHLGGADFGTSHLNQA, encoded by the coding sequence GTGGTTAACGGCAGCATCCCCAAACGCCCCATACGACCGTCCGATCTTTACCGGCTGCGGTCGGTGTCCGATGTTGCGGTTCATCCAGATGGGCGCCAGGTGGTGTTCGTGGTCACGTGGCCCGACGAGCAATCCGACTCGAACCGGTCGCAGCTGTATCGAGTTGATGTCGACGGGTCCGATCATCGTCGTCTCACCGAGGGCCCGTCGGATACCAGGCCTCGCTTCTCGCCGGATGGTTCGCGCCTCGCCTTCTTGCGCTCGGAGCCGGGCAAACCGGGGAAACTCATGATTCTCGACTGGCCGGTTGGCGATGTACACGAAGTGGCCAGCTTCGAGGATGGTGGGCCCGGGGATCCTTGCTGGGTTGACGCACATCGTGTTGTGACGGCGGCACCACAACGGCCGAGTGGCCAGGTTGGGGTGGGAGCCGAGGAACTGCGGCGTCGACCAAAGATCATCACGTCGCCCTCCTACCGCTTCAACGCGGTGGGCTACAACCACGACCGGCCCCAACAGTTGTGGATGGTCGACCTGTCATCCCCAGCGCCCGACCCGGTGGCAGTAGGTGCGGCCGGGTTGAACCATGGTGCGTTCGCCGTCAGCCCCGACGCCACGGCGGTCGTCGCCACGGCAGCGCTGGGCCCCGACGACATGGTCAACGGCACCAACCACCTGATTCGTTACGACCTTCCTGCCCCGGGTTCTGATGCGGCGGGGTCGCCCGAACCGACCGTTCTCACAGCCCGACCGGGCTACTGGACACAGCCTGTGTGGCACGGCGACGGTCGCCTTCTGACGCTGGGGTTCGACCGGGTCGACGAAATCGGCTTCGACCGTCTGTTCGAGGTCGACCCGACCCACACGGGTGTGCCCGTTCAGGTCGCCTTCGACGACGTCTCCATGGATGCAGGACGGTCGCAGATTCGCTGCGTCGACGGCGCCGTGCTGGTAACCGGCCCTCGGCGCGGGCGCGTTGCCATAGACCGCTACGACATCGACGGCGCACGAACGGTGCTGTACGAAGACGACTCCACAGTGGTCGCGTTCGATGTTGCCCCCAACACCGGCGAGCTGTTCGCAGCCATTACGACCACGCAGCGGCCTGCCGAGCTGTGGAAGGTGGCGGCTGGCCACGCAACCAAGCTGGTCGCTTTGAACGACGACGTGCTGGCCGAAGTCGACATCGCCGCAACCGAGTCCGTGGCCGTGACCTCGCTCGACGGCACCATCGTGGAAGCCTTCGTCACCCGCCCACCGGCATCTGCTCCGAGCACAGGATCGCAGCGGCCGGGCCTGGTCTACGTCCATGGCGGCCCGATGTTCCAGTACGGCCACTACTTCTTCGACGAGTTCCAGTTGGCGGCGGCCGCCGGATATGTCGTCATCGGAGGCAACCCGCGCGGCTCGGACGGCTACGGCGAATCGTGGGCGCGCGACATAGTCGGAAACTTCGGCAACCGCGACTGGCAAGACGTCCAGGCGATCACCCGGTTCCTCGCCGACCAGCCGGATGTCGACGTCGAGCGGATCGGCATCGGTGGGGGCAGCTACGGCGGGTTCATGACCTGTTGGGCTCTGGGTCACGACACAGAAGGCCGCTATCGTGCCGGGCTGGTCGAGCGGGCTGTGACCGACTTCGAATCGATGGCAGGCACGAGCGACATCGGTCAAGACTTCATCAGGCGAATGCTCGATGCCACCATCGAGGACGACGTCGAGGCGATCCGTCGCCAATCGCCCCTCAATTGGGCTCACCAGATCAAGGCTCCCACCCTGATCCTGCACTCCGAAGAGGATTGGCGTTGCCCGATCGAGCAGGCCGAGCGGCTGTATGCGGCCATCTGGCGCAACGCGGGCAATGCGATCCTGGTGCGGTTCCCTGGCGAGAACCACGAGTTGAGCCGCAGCGGCAGCCCAAAGCACAGGGTCGAGCGCTTCGAGATCGTCCACGAGTTTTTTGCCGCCCACCTGGGCGGGGCCGACTTCGGGACCTCGCACCTGAACCAGGCGTAG
- a CDS encoding LLM class F420-dependent oxidoreductase gives MFSLDQLRIFTEPQQGATYDDLLAVALRAEQLGFGAFFRSDHYLAMGAAFEAGGLPGPTDAWTTLAGLARDTSTIRLGTLVTSATFRLPGPLAISVAGVDQMSNGRIELGLGAGWYEAEHVAYGIAFPTLGKRFDRLEEQLAVITGMWSAPVGEDFAYEGAHYRVANSPALPKPVQRGGIPIIVGGGGAKRTPALAARFADEYNTPFLTAERFSEQRARVEAACAAIDRDPASLTYSATLAVCVGETEAEFQRRAQAMGREPDELRANAVAGTIEQAGQTLAAMANAGAQRMYLQVLDLADLDHLDTIAALAA, from the coding sequence TTGTTTTCGCTAGACCAACTCCGCATCTTCACCGAGCCCCAGCAGGGCGCGACCTACGACGACCTGCTCGCGGTAGCCCTGCGGGCAGAACAGCTGGGCTTTGGTGCGTTCTTCCGCAGCGACCACTATCTGGCGATGGGCGCAGCCTTCGAGGCGGGCGGTCTGCCCGGACCAACCGATGCCTGGACCACCCTGGCCGGTTTGGCCCGCGACACGTCGACGATTCGCCTGGGCACCCTGGTCACCTCGGCGACATTTCGCCTCCCCGGGCCCCTCGCCATATCGGTCGCCGGCGTCGACCAGATGTCGAACGGACGTATCGAGCTGGGTCTGGGCGCAGGTTGGTACGAGGCCGAACACGTCGCCTATGGCATTGCCTTCCCGACCTTGGGCAAGCGCTTCGATCGGCTCGAGGAGCAACTGGCCGTGATCACGGGCATGTGGTCGGCACCGGTGGGTGAAGACTTCGCTTACGAAGGCGCGCACTATCGCGTCGCCAACTCGCCCGCGCTGCCCAAGCCGGTCCAGCGCGGGGGCATTCCGATCATCGTCGGAGGTGGCGGTGCCAAGCGCACACCAGCGCTGGCGGCCAGGTTCGCCGACGAATACAACACCCCGTTTCTCACCGCCGAACGCTTCTCAGAACAACGCGCTCGGGTCGAGGCGGCATGCGCGGCGATAGATCGCGATCCGGCTTCCCTGACCTATTCGGCCACCCTCGCCGTGTGCGTGGGCGAGACCGAAGCAGAGTTCCAGCGGCGGGCCCAGGCCATGGGCCGCGAACCAGACGAGCTGCGAGCCAACGCCGTCGCAGGCACCATCGAACAGGCGGGCCAAACCCTGGCGGCGATGGCGAATGCCGGCGCCCAGCGCATGTACCTGCAGGTGCTCGACCTGGCCGACCTCGACCACTTGGACACGATCGCCGCGCTGGCCGCCTAG